One segment of Candidatus Hydrogenedentota bacterium DNA contains the following:
- a CDS encoding carboxypeptidase regulatory-like domain-containing protein has translation MKSSIRFALLLVATILVLVASWLLMRLGFGVAGIAPAREDIPARSDGKGADNYETAIQAPPDSRRPMTEQDAHTRPAQSAARPSGTSAIRGVVVFDSNDVPVAGATISVELLDPERDYFESFTGHEWSAHAADNGKFRVASLPDGLFEVRAAYGADRGVDRVHCDPNEPEDQIVEVRIGPTGSIAGRVVNRSGDAVSGAEVRPVEGNTGRGRVFTERRANSNRDGYFTLTDLPVAEWILMGFAEGYAESITPQYPIGTTDAVVRLNDGGSVSGIVVDAATGNGIGEVKVTLHGEKTRRRRSVTTGADGQFAFPGLPDGAIWLNIDHSELCLYERPPSIQIENGNSVDGLELKVGAGGTVQGRAFDAETGAPIHGVAICAQTLTSREVCTDANGEYELRNVSPGNALVRRRWIHGYLHGEERDDKTVTVSPGEETTGVDFAMQPCVFIRGRVVDEAGNPVDFARVSGHNVDNPNEGDTEGSRPDGSFVLRGYSRGAKVYVSAVKRGYARATLPQIDLNATEITGIELVLVAGSRIEGKVIDSAGRPVVNARVNPVARDPVEGVHVGEYVNRDEPGVFEFSGVPPGVYGFRISDATSSYEVDSDLEIVIRQGVDATGLQLVFDPPRVEPMIDGHVVDSAGKPIKQASVQAHSKTGSAHASDTTDENGHFVLAGFESGEYHLNVHHWDHSALSFDLIAPSRNMRLTMPGTAKITGHILDARTGQPIRSFAVAWGSVDASKEGRQRVSQTSVRSTTYSTDGTYTLDGVHMGLIEVSVRAEGYPGAATEVEVRNERQTVRNVDFRLTPLPPEAMDPEPVQ, from the coding sequence ATGAAATCCAGTATCCGCTTTGCACTATTACTTGTCGCGACAATTCTCGTCTTGGTTGCCTCCTGGTTGCTAATGCGCTTGGGATTCGGCGTGGCCGGGATTGCGCCGGCTCGCGAGGACATTCCTGCGCGATCAGACGGGAAAGGCGCCGATAACTACGAGACCGCGATTCAGGCGCCGCCGGACTCGCGGCGGCCGATGACAGAGCAAGACGCGCACACGAGACCGGCACAATCCGCAGCTAGACCTTCGGGAACATCCGCGATTCGCGGTGTCGTCGTATTCGACTCCAACGATGTGCCGGTCGCAGGCGCGACGATCTCAGTCGAATTGCTCGATCCAGAACGGGACTATTTCGAATCGTTCACGGGTCACGAATGGAGCGCGCACGCAGCCGACAACGGCAAGTTCCGTGTGGCATCGCTGCCGGATGGCCTCTTCGAGGTTCGTGCGGCGTATGGCGCGGATCGGGGAGTTGATCGCGTCCACTGCGATCCAAACGAACCGGAAGATCAGATTGTCGAAGTGCGCATTGGCCCAACCGGGAGTATTGCGGGGCGCGTGGTGAACCGATCGGGTGATGCAGTCAGCGGCGCAGAAGTGAGGCCGGTGGAGGGCAATACAGGGCGCGGGCGTGTTTTCACGGAGCGCCGGGCAAACTCGAATCGCGACGGGTATTTTACACTCACGGATTTGCCGGTGGCGGAATGGATCCTCATGGGTTTCGCCGAAGGATATGCCGAATCGATCACGCCGCAGTATCCGATTGGCACTACTGACGCGGTCGTGAGGCTGAACGACGGCGGGAGCGTTTCCGGAATCGTCGTTGACGCTGCGACAGGAAACGGGATCGGCGAGGTAAAGGTAACGCTGCACGGCGAAAAGACGCGTCGGCGTCGCAGCGTAACGACGGGAGCTGATGGACAGTTTGCATTTCCGGGCCTGCCTGACGGCGCGATCTGGCTGAACATCGACCATTCAGAGCTTTGCCTATATGAGCGGCCGCCGTCCATCCAAATCGAGAACGGAAACAGTGTAGATGGACTCGAACTGAAGGTTGGCGCGGGCGGTACAGTGCAGGGGCGGGCCTTCGACGCGGAGACGGGAGCGCCGATTCATGGTGTGGCGATTTGCGCGCAGACCCTTACTTCTCGCGAAGTCTGCACAGATGCAAACGGCGAATACGAGTTGCGCAACGTGTCTCCTGGAAACGCGCTCGTGCGGAGGCGTTGGATTCACGGATACCTGCACGGAGAGGAGCGGGACGACAAAACCGTCACCGTATCGCCGGGGGAGGAAACCACCGGCGTCGACTTCGCAATGCAGCCATGCGTCTTCATTCGCGGGCGTGTGGTCGACGAGGCGGGCAACCCCGTCGACTTTGCTCGCGTGTCGGGACACAATGTCGACAACCCCAACGAAGGCGATACGGAGGGAAGCCGGCCGGACGGCAGCTTTGTGTTGCGTGGGTATTCGCGCGGTGCAAAGGTGTATGTATCCGCCGTAAAGCGGGGGTATGCCCGCGCCACACTGCCGCAGATCGATCTCAACGCGACGGAGATTACGGGAATCGAACTGGTGCTCGTCGCCGGCTCCCGGATCGAAGGCAAGGTGATTGACAGTGCGGGCAGGCCAGTCGTAAATGCGCGCGTGAATCCCGTGGCAAGAGACCCGGTTGAAGGCGTACACGTCGGTGAATACGTGAACCGGGACGAACCGGGAGTATTCGAGTTTTCGGGAGTACCGCCAGGTGTCTATGGCTTCCGGATTTCTGATGCTACCAGCAGCTACGAGGTCGATTCCGACCTCGAGATAGTCATTCGGCAAGGTGTGGACGCGACGGGGTTGCAGCTTGTATTCGATCCGCCTCGCGTCGAGCCGATGATCGACGGTCACGTGGTCGACTCGGCGGGTAAGCCGATAAAGCAGGCAAGCGTGCAGGCGCACTCGAAAACCGGGAGCGCCCATGCCAGCGACACAACGGACGAAAACGGCCATTTCGTGCTCGCCGGATTCGAGTCCGGCGAATACCACCTCAATGTTCACCACTGGGACCACAGTGCACTCAGCTTCGATCTGATTGCACCTAGCCGGAATATGCGGCTGACGATGCCGGGGACGGCGAAAATCACCGGGCACATACTCGATGCAAGGACCGGACAACCGATTAGATCCTTTGCCGTAGCGTGGGGAAGTGTCGATGCGTCGAAGGAGGGAAGGCAGCGCGTGAGCCAGACTTCTGTACGCAGCACGACGTACTCGACAGACGGCACGTATACGCTTGATGGCGTGCACATGGGACTTATCGAAGTGAGCGTCCGCGCCGAAGGATATCCGGGCGCGGCTACGGAAGTGGAAGTGCGCAATGAGCGCCAAACCGTTCGAAACGTGGACTTCCGATTGACGCCGCTTCCGCCTGAGGCTATGGACCCCGAGCCCGTGCAATAG
- a CDS encoding dienelactone hydrolase family protein — MSTERLAMFAACFAAILAWSVTAGAIPPSLDTAKEALDKSPRHGEFVEVPLPGSDAKIKSFVVYPEIKEKAPVVIVIHEIFGMTDWVNSVADAIAAEGFIAIAPDLISGKEGAAENPREAIGKLTEEETIQRLDAVRDYAVALPAANGKSAAIGYCWGGKTTFLYATAQPKLNAGVVYYGTGPALERIASITAPIQGHYGEDDARVNSTIPETEARMKELNKPFEYTIYEGAGHGFLRQQDGREGANLKASQDAWPKTIAFLKAHTK; from the coding sequence ATGAGTACCGAACGACTCGCCATGTTCGCCGCGTGCTTTGCCGCAATTCTCGCCTGGTCCGTCACTGCGGGCGCAATTCCACCGTCGCTCGATACGGCAAAGGAAGCGCTGGACAAATCGCCGCGGCACGGCGAGTTCGTGGAAGTTCCTCTGCCCGGGTCGGACGCGAAGATCAAGTCGTTTGTGGTTTACCCTGAAATCAAGGAAAAGGCTCCCGTCGTCATTGTGATTCACGAAATCTTCGGAATGACCGATTGGGTGAATTCCGTCGCGGACGCGATCGCTGCCGAAGGATTCATCGCCATCGCGCCTGACCTTATCTCCGGTAAAGAAGGCGCGGCGGAGAACCCGCGCGAGGCCATCGGCAAATTGACCGAAGAAGAGACAATCCAGCGGCTCGATGCCGTGCGTGACTACGCCGTCGCGTTGCCCGCGGCAAATGGGAAAAGCGCCGCCATCGGATACTGCTGGGGCGGCAAGACCACTTTCCTCTACGCGACCGCACAGCCGAAACTGAACGCGGGCGTCGTGTACTACGGTACTGGCCCCGCGCTGGAAAGGATTGCGTCCATTACCGCGCCGATTCAGGGCCACTACGGTGAGGACGATGCGCGCGTCAACTCGACCATTCCCGAGACCGAGGCAAGAATGAAGGAACTAAACAAACCCTTCGAGTACACGATATATGAGGGGGCGGGGCACGGCTTCCTCCGGCAGCAAGACGGCCGCGAAGGCGCCAACCTTAAGGCGAGCCAGGACGCATGGCCCAAAACGATCGCGTTTCTGAAGGCGCACACAAAGTGA
- a CDS encoding Gfo/Idh/MocA family oxidoreductase, with the protein MNRRKFLKAAAVAAPMIVPGSALGLDGATAPSNRITIGCIGVGGQGGSNMRAFLAQRDAQVIAVCDVDCNHRDSAKQAVDAQYGDNGCMSCNDFREIIARDDIDAVSIGTPDHWHAIITVAAARAGKDVYCEKPLSLTIAEGRAMVDAVRTYGRVLQTGTWRRSRAGCRRACELVRNGRIGDLKSITVGVPQGFAIRNGEQSELEKPQPIPEGFDYDMWLGPAPWAPYAPGRCHFNFRWIMDYGEGYISDWGAHYYDIGQWANGTDGTGPISVEGRAEFSRTGLYDGPIDHELTFTYANGVKMVSVATPKSMRYGMRYEGTEGWVHVESDTITGEPKSAIESRLGANDIRLYASDNHHANFLECIKSRAETAASVEIGHRSATICHMGSICAQLGRPLKWDPVAEVFDDAEANRMRARPMRAPWRV; encoded by the coding sequence ATGAATCGCCGTAAATTTCTTAAGGCAGCCGCCGTTGCCGCGCCAATGATCGTTCCGGGTTCGGCGCTCGGGCTCGACGGCGCGACGGCCCCAAGCAATCGCATCACCATCGGCTGCATCGGCGTCGGCGGGCAGGGCGGCTCGAATATGCGCGCGTTCCTTGCGCAGCGTGACGCCCAGGTCATTGCCGTATGCGACGTGGACTGCAACCACCGCGACTCGGCGAAACAGGCGGTTGACGCGCAGTACGGCGACAACGGGTGCATGTCCTGCAACGATTTCCGCGAGATCATCGCGCGTGACGATATCGATGCCGTTTCCATCGGCACGCCGGACCACTGGCACGCGATCATCACGGTCGCCGCTGCGCGCGCGGGTAAGGACGTCTATTGCGAGAAACCGCTGTCGCTCACTATCGCCGAAGGCCGCGCGATGGTCGACGCCGTGCGCACGTATGGCCGTGTGCTGCAAACCGGCACATGGCGGCGTTCGCGCGCGGGTTGCCGCCGGGCCTGCGAGCTCGTGCGCAACGGCCGCATCGGCGACCTGAAGTCGATCACAGTCGGCGTTCCCCAAGGGTTCGCGATACGCAATGGCGAGCAGTCCGAGTTGGAGAAGCCACAGCCGATTCCCGAGGGGTTCGACTACGACATGTGGCTGGGTCCCGCGCCGTGGGCGCCGTACGCGCCGGGGCGATGCCATTTCAATTTCCGCTGGATTATGGATTACGGCGAGGGGTACATCTCCGATTGGGGCGCGCACTACTACGATATCGGCCAATGGGCCAACGGAACGGACGGAACCGGCCCAATTTCCGTAGAAGGCCGTGCCGAGTTCTCGCGAACTGGGCTTTACGACGGCCCCATCGATCACGAGTTGACCTTCACCTACGCCAACGGTGTAAAGATGGTTTCCGTCGCCACGCCGAAATCGATGCGCTACGGCATGCGTTACGAAGGTACGGAGGGATGGGTGCACGTCGAAAGCGATACGATAACGGGCGAACCAAAGTCCGCGATAGAATCGCGACTGGGTGCAAACGACATTAGGCTCTACGCCAGCGACAACCATCACGCAAATTTTCTCGAGTGCATTAAGTCGCGCGCGGAAACCGCCGCTTCTGTCGAGATTGGTCATCGTTCGGCGACGATTTGCCATATGGGAAGCATCTGCGCGCAGCTCGGACGTCCGTTGAAGTGGGACCCGGTTGCGGAAGTTTTCGATGACGCGGAGGCGAACCGCATGCGGGCGCGGCCCATGCGCGCGCCGTGGCGAGTGTAG
- a CDS encoding BrnT family toxin — translation MSETRIKWDATKDRANHRKHGVSFDEAQSVFFDENAVRYFDPDHSEDEDRFLMLGMSWKLRVLVVCNCFRESDSVIRIISARKANKKECEDNWSA, via the coding sequence ATGAGCGAAACACGAATTAAATGGGACGCAACCAAGGACCGCGCGAACCACCGCAAGCATGGCGTGTCATTCGATGAAGCGCAGTCCGTGTTTTTCGATGAAAATGCGGTGCGGTATTTCGACCCGGACCATTCGGAGGACGAGGACAGGTTTCTCATGCTTGGCATGAGCTGGAAACTTCGCGTGCTGGTGGTGTGCAACTGCTTTCGCGAGAGCGATTCGGTGATTCGGATAATTTCGGCACGAAAGGCAAACAAGAAGGAATGTGAGG
- a CDS encoding NIPSNAP family protein translates to MKTACSCVLMLACASAFAAAPDTRCYEMRIYYAAPGKLDALNARFREHTCALFEKHGFTNVGYWVPMENPDYKLVYIISSPSRDAHDKAWKDFAADPEWKKVVEKTEASGKLVLKVDSIYLTATDFSPVIRASHSDAPRAFELRTYTPAPGTMDALLARFREHTTKLFEKHGMTNIGYWTRSDKENDQLIYVLAHRSREDGLKSFDAFRADPAWVEAKKASEANGSLTAKVESVYMTPMDYSSMK, encoded by the coding sequence ATGAAGACTGCGTGTTCATGCGTACTGATGCTGGCCTGTGCGAGCGCGTTTGCCGCGGCGCCGGACACGCGCTGCTACGAGATGCGCATCTACTACGCCGCGCCGGGAAAACTCGATGCGTTGAACGCGCGGTTCCGCGAACACACCTGCGCGTTGTTCGAGAAGCATGGATTTACGAACGTCGGGTATTGGGTGCCGATGGAGAATCCGGACTACAAGCTGGTCTACATCATCTCCAGCCCAAGCCGGGATGCGCACGACAAAGCGTGGAAGGACTTCGCCGCCGACCCGGAATGGAAAAAAGTCGTGGAAAAGACGGAAGCAAGCGGCAAACTCGTGTTGAAAGTCGATAGCATCTACCTGACGGCCACAGACTTTTCTCCAGTGATACGCGCATCGCATTCCGACGCGCCGCGCGCATTCGAGTTGCGTACATACACACCCGCGCCCGGGACGATGGACGCATTGCTTGCGCGGTTCCGTGAACACACGACGAAGCTTTTCGAAAAGCACGGCATGACCAACATCGGTTACTGGACGCGCTCGGACAAGGAAAATGATCAGCTTATCTACGTCCTCGCACACAGGAGCAGGGAGGACGGCCTCAAATCGTTCGATGCGTTCCGCGCGGACCCGGCATGGGTGGAAGCGAAAAAGGCCTCGGAAGCGAACGGCTCGTTGACAGCAAAGGTCGAGTCGGTTTACATGACGCCGATGGACTACTCGTCAATGAAATAG
- a CDS encoding Gfo/Idh/MocA family oxidoreductase codes for MARSTDARPSKDTGLSRRQFLRRGGVAAAAAALPNIVPPSVLGLDGTIPPSERIVMASIGVGGQGTANLRAFLSQRDTQVVGVCDVDYDHVCKARDLVHETYGRFMQSGEYKGCEVYSDFRAVLERDDIDAVCICPPDHWHAAISVAAAKAGKDMYTEKPLANGIADGRRVVDAVKRYGRVFQTGSHERSRTNARYAAELVRNGRIGKLHTIHVNLPIDNHGPIPPQPEMPIPEGFDYDFWLGPAPWAPYTEKRCHFWFRYILDYSGGEVTDRGAHIIDLARMGHGSDMTGPMEIEGRGDFPRDGFFNTAMDYTFTFRYPDGVQIICKQQGPRGVKFEGDKGWVFIHVHGGNLDASAPSLLKEIIGPEEIHLGRSPGHHRDFLNNVRLRGDCFAAPEIGHRTATMCHMANIAMRLERPLKWDPDKEQFINDDEANRMLEVPQRSPWRFV; via the coding sequence ATGGCGAGATCGACAGACGCTAGACCATCGAAAGACACAGGGCTTTCGCGCAGACAGTTCCTACGACGAGGTGGGGTAGCCGCAGCGGCAGCGGCCCTGCCCAACATCGTGCCGCCGTCAGTGCTTGGCCTGGACGGAACAATCCCACCGAGCGAACGCATTGTGATGGCATCTATCGGAGTCGGTGGACAAGGTACAGCCAACCTGCGCGCCTTTCTGAGTCAACGCGATACGCAGGTTGTTGGCGTGTGCGATGTGGATTACGACCACGTATGCAAGGCTCGAGACCTTGTCCACGAGACTTACGGCCGTTTCATGCAAAGTGGCGAGTACAAAGGCTGCGAGGTATATAGCGATTTTCGCGCCGTGCTCGAACGTGACGACATCGACGCGGTGTGTATCTGTCCGCCGGACCATTGGCATGCGGCAATCTCCGTTGCAGCGGCAAAAGCCGGAAAGGACATGTACACGGAAAAGCCCCTTGCCAATGGCATCGCGGACGGGCGCCGCGTTGTCGATGCGGTGAAGCGTTATGGCCGCGTTTTCCAAACAGGGAGCCACGAACGCTCGCGCACGAACGCGCGCTACGCCGCCGAACTCGTGCGGAACGGACGAATCGGAAAACTGCACACGATTCACGTCAATTTGCCGATCGACAATCACGGTCCGATTCCGCCGCAACCCGAAATGCCGATTCCAGAAGGGTTCGACTACGACTTCTGGCTCGGGCCGGCGCCGTGGGCGCCGTACACCGAGAAACGCTGTCACTTTTGGTTCCGGTACATTCTCGATTACAGCGGCGGCGAAGTGACCGACCGCGGCGCGCACATCATCGATCTTGCGCGCATGGGCCACGGCAGCGACATGACCGGGCCGATGGAAATCGAAGGCAGGGGCGACTTTCCGCGCGACGGATTCTTCAACACGGCGATGGACTACACGTTCACCTTCCGGTACCCCGACGGTGTTCAAATCATCTGCAAGCAGCAGGGCCCGCGCGGCGTGAAGTTCGAGGGCGACAAAGGGTGGGTCTTCATCCACGTGCACGGCGGCAATCTCGATGCAAGCGCGCCGTCTTTGCTGAAGGAAATTATCGGCCCGGAGGAAATTCACCTTGGCCGCAGTCCGGGCCATCACCGCGATTTCCTGAACAACGTGAGATTGCGAGGCGACTGCTTCGCTGCGCCGGAAATCGGGCACCGCACAGCGACAATGTGCCACATGGCAAATATCGCCATGCGCCTCGAACGGCCGCTGAAGTGGGACCCGGACAAGGAACAGTTCATCAACGACGATGAAGCAAACCGCATGCTCGAAGTGCCCCAGCGCTCGCCGTGGCGGTTCGTATAG
- a CDS encoding MHS family MFS transporter, translated as MYDQPDPAKPRNSTKHVLFGSLIGTAIEFFDFYIYANAAVLVFPELFFPASSETAGMLESLATFAIAFFARPVGSALFGHFGDRVGRKATLVAALLTMGVSTVAIGLLPTYASVGVAAPLLLAVCRMGQGLGLGGEWGGAVLLAIENAPPGRRAWYGMFPQLGAPIGFILSGGLFLILSETLTDEQFFSFGWRIPFLSSIILIVIGLYVRLKITETPVFEDVLKNDTRVRIPTATVVTRHTRAFVLGVLIAITTFALFYLLTVFTQSWGTKQLGYSRPEFLRLQLVAVLFFGATIPISAVLADRLGRRSVLIGATVAIGLFGFLIAPMFRAGSPMLTLCFLSLGLALMGATYGPLGTILSELFPPEVRFTGASLTFNLAGIFGGSLAPFFAVTLANTYGLASVGLYLTSAAMLTLAGLLLTHETRK; from the coding sequence ATGTACGATCAGCCGGACCCGGCCAAGCCCAGGAACTCGACCAAGCATGTGCTGTTTGGCAGTTTGATCGGGACCGCGATCGAATTTTTCGATTTCTATATTTACGCCAACGCGGCGGTCTTGGTGTTTCCCGAGTTGTTCTTTCCCGCGTCGAGCGAGACGGCGGGGATGCTCGAGTCGCTCGCGACATTTGCGATTGCGTTTTTCGCGCGGCCCGTGGGCTCTGCGCTGTTTGGGCATTTCGGCGATCGGGTCGGGCGCAAGGCGACGCTGGTCGCCGCGCTGTTGACGATGGGCGTTTCGACCGTTGCTATTGGCCTGCTGCCAACGTACGCAAGCGTTGGCGTGGCCGCGCCGCTGTTGCTCGCGGTGTGCCGCATGGGGCAGGGGCTGGGCCTTGGCGGCGAGTGGGGCGGCGCCGTGTTGCTTGCAATCGAGAATGCGCCGCCGGGCAGGCGCGCGTGGTACGGGATGTTTCCGCAGCTTGGCGCGCCCATCGGGTTCATCCTTTCCGGCGGACTTTTTCTGATCCTCAGCGAGACGCTGACGGACGAACAGTTCTTCAGCTTTGGATGGCGTATCCCGTTTTTGTCGAGCATCATTCTCATTGTCATTGGCCTCTACGTACGGTTGAAGATCACCGAAACGCCCGTGTTCGAGGACGTGTTGAAGAACGACACGCGCGTGCGGATACCAACGGCCACGGTGGTCACGCGGCACACGCGGGCGTTCGTGCTCGGCGTACTCATCGCGATCACGACGTTTGCGCTTTTCTACCTACTCACCGTCTTCACGCAGAGCTGGGGTACCAAACAGCTCGGCTACAGCCGTCCCGAGTTTCTGCGGCTGCAACTCGTCGCGGTGCTATTCTTCGGGGCGACGATTCCGATTTCGGCGGTCCTGGCCGATCGGCTCGGGCGCCGCAGCGTGCTTATCGGCGCGACAGTAGCGATTGGCCTGTTCGGATTCCTCATCGCGCCGATGTTTCGCGCAGGCAGCCCGATGCTGACGCTTTGCTTCCTGTCACTCGGACTCGCGCTCATGGGTGCGACCTACGGCCCGCTCGGCACAATTCTGTCCGAACTGTTTCCGCCGGAAGTCCGTTTCACGGGCGCGTCGCTGACGTTCAACCTCGCGGGCATCTTCGGCGGATCGCTGGCGCCGTTCTTCGCCGTCACCCTCGCCAACACCTACGGCCTCGCGTCGGTTGGGCTGTACCTGACGAGCGCGGCAATGCTAACGCTGGCCGGACTGCTCCTGACGCACGAGACGCGGAAGTAA
- a CDS encoding HEAT repeat domain-containing protein, with amino-acid sequence MQNLFLAMAAAVAMTFAAQAQTLDEALQNIANFKFGEDREPQSVVNDLVRKADNAGGDERKSAEAKLLALLKANPSPDCVDFLCRQLMIIGSEASVPVLEPMLTKDEKSADWARYALECIDGEAVDKALIKAATQTSGRARAGILNSLGNRKSKSAVSTLASFTTNQDKAVASAAIAALGQIGGDDAAQAIAKARSGNNKPVADDAYIACATSFIADGKSAKAEKILNELSADAETPHVRAAAVIALAKANPDATQKTLMGFLKGDDAYLRAVAVGILRNTKEESATRAVARALPSLDPGAQVLALGILEHHGDRASLGAVAKAAASEDPAVRAAAVRAVGVLGDASSVPMLVSTATTGANDVKQIANDSLNSLRGADVDQKMLDEMSGADTATRSVLIRTLAARGAKAALPALYESTGDTDEGIRANAFDALGTLAGPGELPKLVDLLAKMNGNSAQPQAESAVVAVSQKVDDSGARAKAVLDALDASRDEKVRTSYTRVAGRIADSSALSALRELAAQSKEASVQDAAVRALADWPTAETLGDLRTMAAEAKNDTFRALAFNGMIRVARMEGGPDIETQLAVYTEGLALAKSPDEKRLVLAGLGRVADPRALELARKLEGDEAVKEEAKQAIEQITKSLEPK; translated from the coding sequence ATGCAAAACCTTTTCTTGGCGATGGCCGCGGCTGTCGCTATGACTTTCGCCGCTCAGGCGCAGACTCTCGATGAAGCGCTCCAGAATATTGCCAACTTCAAGTTCGGCGAAGACCGCGAGCCGCAATCGGTAGTCAACGACCTCGTCCGCAAGGCGGACAACGCCGGCGGCGATGAGCGCAAGTCTGCGGAGGCGAAACTGCTCGCGTTGCTCAAAGCGAATCCGTCTCCGGACTGCGTGGACTTTCTATGCCGCCAGCTCATGATTATCGGATCGGAGGCGTCCGTCCCGGTGCTCGAACCGATGCTCACAAAGGACGAAAAAAGCGCGGACTGGGCACGGTACGCGCTCGAGTGTATCGACGGTGAGGCGGTGGACAAAGCGCTCATCAAAGCTGCGACACAAACGTCTGGCCGTGCGCGTGCCGGAATTCTGAACTCGCTCGGCAATCGCAAGTCGAAAAGCGCAGTGAGTACGCTCGCGAGCTTCACAACGAACCAGGACAAGGCCGTCGCGTCCGCGGCCATAGCCGCACTCGGGCAGATTGGCGGCGACGACGCCGCGCAGGCAATCGCGAAAGCGCGCTCCGGTAACAATAAACCGGTCGCCGACGACGCATATATTGCGTGCGCCACATCCTTTATTGCTGATGGCAAGAGCGCAAAAGCGGAAAAGATCCTGAACGAGTTGTCCGCAGACGCCGAGACGCCGCACGTGCGAGCCGCTGCAGTCATTGCCCTTGCGAAAGCGAACCCCGACGCCACGCAGAAGACACTGATGGGTTTTCTGAAGGGAGACGACGCATACCTGCGCGCGGTCGCCGTCGGCATACTGCGCAACACGAAAGAGGAAAGCGCGACGCGTGCGGTTGCTCGGGCCTTGCCGTCACTCGATCCCGGCGCGCAGGTGCTCGCACTCGGCATTCTTGAACATCACGGTGACAGAGCTTCGCTCGGCGCCGTCGCAAAGGCAGCAGCCAGCGAAGATCCTGCCGTAAGGGCCGCCGCAGTGCGCGCAGTAGGCGTGCTCGGCGATGCGTCGTCTGTGCCGATGTTGGTTTCCACTGCAACTACCGGCGCAAATGACGTGAAACAAATCGCGAACGACAGCCTCAACTCCCTGCGCGGAGCAGATGTCGATCAGAAGATGCTCGACGAGATGAGCGGCGCGGACACGGCAACGCGCTCCGTCCTGATCCGTACGCTCGCCGCGCGCGGGGCGAAAGCGGCGTTACCCGCGCTCTATGAATCGACCGGCGACACCGACGAAGGCATCCGCGCAAACGCGTTTGACGCGCTTGGTACGCTCGCGGGCCCGGGTGAATTGCCAAAGCTCGTTGATCTCCTTGCAAAGATGAATGGCAACAGCGCGCAACCCCAAGCGGAAAGCGCGGTGGTGGCCGTTTCGCAGAAGGTCGATGACTCCGGCGCGCGCGCGAAGGCAGTGCTCGACGCGCTCGACGCCTCGAGAGACGAGAAAGTCCGAACGTCCTATACAAGGGTCGCGGGGCGTATTGCCGATTCGAGCGCGCTGTCCGCGCTACGCGAACTTGCCGCGCAATCGAAGGAAGCATCGGTGCAAGACGCCGCGGTGCGCGCGCTGGCCGATTGGCCCACCGCGGAAACGCTGGGCGACCTGCGCACAATGGCCGCCGAGGCGAAGAACGACACGTTCCGAGCGCTGGCGTTCAACGGCATGATTCGCGTCGCCCGCATGGAAGGCGGTCCGGATATCGAAACGCAGTTGGCGGTTTACACGGAAGGGCTCGCGCTTGCTAAGTCGCCGGACGAGAAGCGATTGGTCCTGGCTGGACTGGGCCGTGTCGCGGACCCGCGCGCCCTCGAGTTGGCGAGAAAGCTCGAAGGCGATGAAGCGGTGAAAGAAGAAGCCAAGCAAGCCATCGAACAAATTACCAAGTCGCTCGAACCGAAATAA